One window of the Salvelinus alpinus chromosome 13, SLU_Salpinus.1, whole genome shotgun sequence genome contains the following:
- the LOC139537977 gene encoding uncharacterized PE-PGRS family protein PE_PGRS46-like → MVVICCGYDRRHPSVGGTGGLELGCWGYWRTGVGLLGILEDWSWAVGGTGGPELGCWGSGGLELGCWGYWRTGVGLLGVLEDWSWAVGGTGGLELGCWGYWRTGVGLLGVLEDQSWAVGGTGGLELGCWGYWRTGVGLLGKLEDWSWAVGGTGGLELGCWGYWRTGVGLLGGLEDWSWAVGGTGGLELGCWGNWRTGVGLLGILEDWSWAVGDTGGLELGRWGYWRTGVGLLGKLEDWSWAVGDTGGLELGCWGYWRTGVGLLGVLEDWSWAVGGLEDWSWAVGGLEDWSWTVGETGRLELGCWGYWRTGVGLLGVLEDWSWALGGTGGLELGCWGYWRTGVGLLGVLEDWSWAVGVLEDWSWAVGGTGGLELGCWGYWRTGVGLLGILEDWSWAVGDTGGLELGCWGYWRTEPLL, encoded by the coding sequence ATGGTTGTTATATGCTGTGGATATGACAGGAGACATCCCTcagttgggggtactggaggactggagttgggctgttggggatactggaggactggagttgggctgttggggatactggaggactggagttgggctgttgggggtactggaggaccagagttgggctgttgggggtctggaggactggagttgggctgttgggggtactggaggactggagttgggctgttgggggtactggaggactggagttgggctgttgggggtactggaggactggagttgggctgttgggggtactggaggactggagttgggctgttgggggtactggaggaccagagttgggctgttgggggtactggaggactggagttgggctgttgggggtactggaggactggagttgggctgttggggaaactggaggactggagttgggctgttgggggtactggaggactggagttgggctgttgggggtactggaggactggagttgggctgttgggaggactggaggactggagttgggctgttgggggtactggaggactggagttgggctgttggggaaactggaggactggagttgggctgttggggatactggaggactggagttgggctgttggggatactggaggactggagttgggccgttgggggtactggaggactggagttgggctgttggggaaactggaggactggagttgggctgttggggatactggaggactggagttgggctgttgggggtactggaggactggagttgggctgttgggggtactggaggactggagttgggctgttgggggactggaggactggagttgggctgttgggggactggaggactggagttggactgttggggAAACTGGacgactggagttgggctgttgggggtactggaggactggagttgggctgttgggggtactggaggactggagttgggctcttgggggtactggaggactggagttgggctgttgggggtactggaggactggagttgggctgttgggggtactggaggactggagttgggctgttggggtactggaggactggagttgggctgttgggggtactggaggactggagttgggctgttgggggtactggaggactggagttgggctgttggggatactggaggactggagttgggctgttggggatactggaggactggagttgggctgttgggggtactggaggacggAACCACTGCTGTAG